A single window of Nicotiana sylvestris chromosome 5, ASM39365v2, whole genome shotgun sequence DNA harbors:
- the LOC104215628 gene encoding silicon efflux transporter LSI2-like, which produces MAMEPTVKVVLGSIAFAIFWVLAVFPAVPFMPIGRTAGSLLGAMLMVLFRVLTPDQAYAAIDLPILGLLFGTMVVSVYLERADMFKYLGKLLAWKSQGAKDLLCRICLISAVSSAFFTNDTSCVVLTEFVLKIARQQNLPPHPFLLALASSANIGSSATPIGNPQNLVIAVQSKISFGKFLFGILPALLVGVVVNAVLLLCMYWKVLSVQKDVEDVVPKEEVVSHRFSPATMSHLNSSNSQELNNALDSMTISSSPRNHAETLRNRGNFGESEIENASKEGSNDGSVQKREENVSSKTDEYEDENFTSYDEKEKWKNMLWKVCVYLVTIGMLIALLIGLNMSWTAITAALVLVVLDFKDARPSLEKVSYSLLIFFCGMFITVDGFNKTGIPSALWDLMEPYSKIDHAAGIAVLALVILVLSNVASNVPTVLLLGARVAASAATISPASEQKAWLILAWVSTVAGNLSLLGSAANLIVCEQARRAQHFGYNLSFWSHLKFGVPSTLIITAIGLILIGG; this is translated from the exons ATGGCTATGGAACCAACTGTTAAAGTGGTTCTTGGTTCAATTGCCTTTGCTATTTTTTGGGTGTTGGCAGTTTTTCCTGCTGTCCCTTTCATGCCTATTGGAAGAACTGCAGGGTCTCTGCTTGGGGCTATGCTCATGGTCCTTTTTCGAGTCTTGACTCCAGATCAAGCCTATGCTGCTATTGATCTTCCAATTTTAGGCCTTCTCTTTGGGACTATGGTTGTTAGTGTTTATCTAGAAAGAGCAGACATGTTTAAGTATTTGGGTAAATTGCTTGCTTGGAAGAGCCAAGGAGCCAAGGATTTACTTTGTCGAATCTGCTTGATTTCAGCTGTTTCAAGCGCCTTTTTTACCAACGATACTTCTTGTGTTGTGTTAACCGAGTTTGTATTGAAAATAGCTAGGCAACAAAATCTCCCACCCCATCCTTTCTTATTAGCTCTAGCCTCGAGTGCAAATATTGGCTCATCGGCAACTCCAATTGGGAATCCTCAGAATTTAGTTATAGCAGTACAAAGCAAGATATCTTTCGGGAAGTTTTTATTTGGAATTCTTCCTGCACTGCTTGTTGGCGTAGTTGTTAATGCCGTGCTGCTGCTTTGTATGTATTGGAAGGTGTTGTCTGTCCAGAAGGACGTAGAAGACGTAGTTCCTAAGGAAGAAGTAGTCTCCCATCGGTTTTCTCCAGCAACAATGTCACATCTTAATTCCTCGAATTCTCAAGAATTGAACAATGCCTTGGATTCAATGACTATCAGCAGCTCTCCTAGGAATCATGCTGAGACACTTAGAAATCGTGGCAATTTTGGAGAAAGTGAAATAGAAAATGCCTCGAAAGAAGGATCAAATGATGGATCAGTacagaaaagagaagagaatgtgTCTTCAAAAACCGATGAATATGAAGACGAAAATTTCACATCTTATGACGAAAAAGAGAAATGGAAAAATATGTTGTGGAAAGTATGTGTTTATCTGGTTACCATCGGGATGCTAATAGCTTTGTTAATCGGTCTGAATATGTCTTGGACTGCTATCACTGCAGCACTTGTACTCGTCGTTCTTGATTTCAAAGATGCTAGGCCATCCTTAGAAAAG GTTTCCTATTCGCTCTTGATATTCTTCTGTGGTATGTTCATCACGGTTGATGGCTTTAACAAAACTGGGATTCCAAGTGCTCTTTGGGATCTTATGGAGCCATATTCCAAGATAGATCATGCTGCGGGAATAGCAGTTCTTGCTCTGGTCATACTAGTTCTGTCAAATGTGGCTTCAAATGTGCCTACTG TGTTGCTGCTTGGAGCACGCGTAGCTGCATCAGCAGCTACAATATCTCCTGCTAGCGAGCAGAAAGCATGGCTTATCTTAGCCTGGGTCAGCACTGTTGCAGGGAACCTTTCACTATTAGGCTCAGCAGCAAACTTAATAGTGTGTGAGCAGGCTCGTCGCGCTCAACACTTCGGCTACAATCTGTCATTCTGGAGTCATCTGAAATTTGGAGTTCCATCTACGCTTATTATTACAGCCATTGGTCTGATTCTTATTGGAGGATGA